One Cuculus canorus isolate bCucCan1 chromosome 1, bCucCan1.pri, whole genome shotgun sequence DNA segment encodes these proteins:
- the TYMP gene encoding thymidine phosphorylase, whose product MATAPWMVELIRKKRDGEELREEEMERFIHGVLTGTVREGQIGALLLSCRLRGLSRAEAAALSRAMAAPSRALQWPRGWTALDKHSTGGVGDKVSLVLGPAIAALGAKVPMVSGRSLGHTGGTLDKLEAIPGFRVHLSAPEMQRVLERVGCCIVAQSEELAPADRVLYELRDATATVDCDGLIISSILSKKAVEGLSALVLDVKFGRAALSPSQESARDLASAMVEVGAQLGLRAAAVLSRMDAPLGRCVGDAIEVLEAIECLRGGGPPDLRELVTTLGGKTGS is encoded by the exons ATGGCCACCGCGCCGTGGATGGTGGAACTCATCCGTAAGAAACGCGACGGAGAAGAACTGcgggaggaggagatggagaggttCATCCATGGAGTCCTCACCGGAACCGTCCGGGAGGGACAGATCG GGGCGCTGCTGCTGTCGTGCCGCCTGCGGGGGTTGAGCCGCGCGGAGGCGGCGGCGCTGTCGCGGGCGATGGCGGCGCCGTCGCGGGCTCTGCAGTGGCCGCGGGGGTGGACGGCGCTCGACAAACACTCCACGGGCGGTGTCGGCGACAAAGTCAGCCTCGTGCTCGGCCCCGCGATAGCCGCCCTCGGCGCCAAG GTGCCGATGGTGAGCGGGCGCTCCCTGGGCCACACCGGGGGGACGTTGGACAAACTCGAGGCCATTCCCGGGTTCCGCGTCCACCTCAGCGCCCCAGAG ATGCAGCGCGTCCTGGAGCGCGTGGGCTGCTGCATCGTCGCGCAGAGCGAAGAGTTGGCGCCCGCGGACCGCGTCCTCTACGAACTGCGCGACGCGACCGCAACCGTCGACTGCGACGGACTCATCATCA GCTCCATTCTGAGCAAGAAGGCGGTTGAGGGCCTTTCGGCGCTCGTTCTCGATGTGAAGTTCGGTCGCGCAGCGCTGAGTCCCTCTCAGGAGAGCGCCCGTGACCTCGCCAGCGCCATG GTGGAGGTGGGGGCGCAGCTGGGGCTGCGGGCTGCGGCGGTGCTGAGCCGCATGGATGCGCCGCTGGGCCGCTGCGTCGGGGACGCCATCGAAGTGCTCGAAGCCATCGAGTGCCTgcggggggggggaccccccgACCTCCGCGAACTCGTCACCACCCTCg ggggaaAAACGGGGtcctga
- the NCAPH2 gene encoding condensin-2 complex subunit H2, protein MEEVESRFLHLLQPIRDLTKNWEVDVAAQLGEYLEELDHICISFDNGKTTMNFIEAALLIQGSACVYSRKVEYLYSLVYQTLDFICNKKREKQPSSLGDDGKDTDATFGTEQEEFLSLDDIGAGSPANVDMKTDHRPNAVDIVPLTPMSLVPPEDAEKRENPLFSRTGELLASRKDFRMNTCTPHATGAFLLELAGLSPTFPPEPRRPRSPRTAAGAHSGVLGRDPVQALSFSEDGGAPEPEDDDYGADIPENDVEMLPAAPECIEAQKIAPKEKGIILRKRFPTEDPNAHIKEMLDPWQSLDPFADSEEKPFKKGRPFLLPRGLDGVVGGKRKRKSPRKLQDFVKWFTAAYTPVADSRKTRRKGPTFADLEALYWQQLRERKSRAAAPWEPLRLQESEPPEEEREADGEEGDADFTEHEDIGAENPEEAGGDESARPPIRSESLGYEELVRRNVELFMAESQKYARETELSQHVRRWEERIGPLLHEQ, encoded by the exons atggaggaggtggagtcGCGCTTCCTGCACCTCCTGCAGCCCATCCGGGATCTCACCAAGAATTGGGAAGTGGACGTGGCCGCTCAGCTCGGGGAATACCTGGAAGAG TTGGATCATATCTGCATTTCCTTCGACAACGGCAAAACCACCATGAACTTCATCGAAGCGGCGCTGCTGATCCAGGGATCCGCCTGCGTCTACAGCAGGAAG GTGGAATATCTCTACTCGTTGGTTTATCAGACGCTGGATTTCATCTGCAataaaaa GCGGGAAAAGCAGCCGAGTTCCTTGGGAGACGACGGCAAAGACACCGACGCCACCTTTGGGAcggagcaggaggag TTCCTCTCGCTGGATGACATCGGAGCCGGCAGCCCGGCCAACGTGGACATGAAGACGGATCACCGACCCAAC GCCGTCGACATCGTTCCTTTGACTCCGATGTCTTTGGTCCCTCCGGAAGACGCCGAGAAGAGGGAGAATCCCTTATTCAG CCGGACCGGGGAGCTCCTGGCCAGCCGGAAGGATTTCCGGATGAACACGTGCACCCCTCACGCCACCGGCGCTTTCCTGCTGGAGTTGGCGGGATTATCCCCGACTTTCCCACCGGAGCCGCGACGCCCCCGGAGCCCCCGAACAGCTGCAG GAGCGCATTCCGGTGTCCTCGGAAGGGATCCCGTGCAGGCGCTGAGCTTTTCCGAAGACGGAG GTGCTCCAGAACCTGAGGATGATGACTACGGAGCGGATATCCCGGAAAACGATGTGGAAATGCTTCCAGCTGCTCCGGAATGCATAGAAGCGCAGAAG ATTGCTCCCAAGGAGAAAGGAATCATCCTACGGAAGCGATTCCCAACGGAAGACCCCAACGCTCACATCAAG gagATGTTGGATCCGTGGCAAAGCCTCGATCCCTTCGCTGATTCCGAGGAAAAGCCGTTTAAGAAAG GGAGGCCCTTCCTGCTGCCGCGCGGCCTGGACGGAGTCGTGGGAGGCAAACGGAAGAGGAAGAGCCCCCGGAAGCTCCAGGACTTCGTCAAATGGTTCACTGCAGCCT ACACCCCCGTTGCCGACAGCCGGAAAACCCGGCGGAAAGGCCCCACCTTTGCGG ACCTGGAGGCGCTGTACTGGCAGCAGCTGCGGGAACGCAAGAGCCGCGCG GCTGCTCCGTGGGAGCCGCTGCGCCTCCAGGAGTCGGAGCCGCCGGAGGAGGAGCGCGAGGCcgatggagaggagggagatg CCGACTTTACGGAGCACGAGGACATCGGAGCCGAGAACCCGGAGGAAGCCGGAGGAGACGAATCCGCTCGGC CTCCGATCCGCTCGGAATCGCTCGGATACGAGGAGCTGGTGCGGCGGAACGTG GAGCTGTTCATGGCGGAGTCGCAGAAATACGCGCGGGAGACGGAGCTCTCGCAGCACGTGCGGCGCTGGGAAGAGAGGATCGGGCCCCTCCTGCACGAGCAg